One part of the Phoenix dactylifera cultivar Barhee BC4 chromosome 4, palm_55x_up_171113_PBpolish2nd_filt_p, whole genome shotgun sequence genome encodes these proteins:
- the LOC120110637 gene encoding probable histone H2A.3 produces the protein MKETKAERSGEGKGSRKGGGGRKGGGPKKKPVSRSVKAGLQFPVGRIGRYLKKGRYSQRVGTSAPVYLAAVLEYLATVLEYLAAEVLELAGNAARDNKRTQSRRRGDRRRRETQSREEKPKAGT, from the exons ATGAAGGAAACCAAGGCGGAGAGGAG CGGAGAAGGGAAAGGAAGCCGGAAGGGCGGAGGCGGCCGGAAGGGCGGAGGCCCAAAGAAGAAGCCGGTATCACGGTCGGTCAAGGCCGGCCTCCAGTTCCCGGTCGGCCGGATCGGTCGTTACCTCAAGAAAGGCCGCTACTCCCAGCGCGTCGGCACCAGCGCGCCCGTCTACCTCGCCGCCGTCCTCGAGTACCTCGCCACCGTCCTCGAGTACCTCGCCGCCGAGGTTCTGGAGTTGGCCGGGAACGCGGCGCGGGACAACAAAAGAACCCAAAGCCGGAGAAGAGGGGACAGGCGGAGAAGAGAAACCCAAAGCCGAGAAGAGAAACCCAAAGCCGGCACCTGA
- the LOC103695680 gene encoding homeobox-leucine zipper protein HOX3-like, translating into MGDFGGSPSGLELTIAVPGLSSSSGSEGGGCNVRELDINLPASGVEEEFPMGSVEEEEEEGGTPRPKKLRLSKEQSRLLEESFRQNHTLNPKQKGALATKLKLRPRQVEVWFQNRRARTKLKQTEMECEYLKRCFGSLTEENRRLQREVEELRALRVAPPTILSPHTRQPMPASALTMCPRCERLTSTPRAAATSAATSTRVPSASPFLSRGHHPSSAAC; encoded by the exons ATGGGGGACTTTGGGGGGAGCCCTTCTGGGCTGGAGCTGACCATTGCTGTCCCTGGACTCAGTTCCTCTTCTGGCTCTG AAGGGGGTGGTTGCAATGTGAGGGAGTTGGACATAAATCTACCTGCTAGTGGAGTCGAGGAGGAGTTCCCCATGGGAAGcgtagaggaggaggaggaagaggggggaACCCCCAGGCCGAAGAAGCTTCGGCTCTCAAAGGAGCAGTCTCGGTTGCTGGAGGAAAGCTTCAGGCAGAATCACACCCTCAACCCT AAGCAGAAGGGGGCGTTGGCAACGAAGCTGAAGCTGAGGCCGCGACAAGTGGAGGTGTGGTTTCAGAACCGCAGGGCCAG GACAAAGCTTAAGCAGACGGAGATGGAGTGCGAGTACCTGAAGCGCTGCTTCGGCTCGCTGACGGAGGAGAACCGCCGTCTCCAGCGCGAGGTGGAGGAACTGCGGGCCTTGCGGGTGGCTCCGCCGACCATCCTCTCCCCTCACACCCGCCAGCCGATGCCTGCCTCTGCGCTCACCATGTGCCCTCGCTGCGAGCGCCTTACCTCGACTCCGCGTGCCGCCGCTACCTCCGCCGCCACCTCCACCAGGGTGCCGTCGGCCTCCCCTTTCCTCTCCCGAGGCCACCATCCGTCCTCCGCCGCCTGCTAG